A window from Kovacikia minuta CCNUW1 encodes these proteins:
- a CDS encoding type II toxin-antitoxin system VapC family toxin: protein MRYAVANSTLRNHGAIPKYVGTKAAGLIAQGDRLYIPEFCLLECTNVLWKHVRFDGLPQADAVEIITDLLKLPFQIVAVHPLLSRALQIGLTNQLAVYDSLYIALALELDCPLITVDTRQATAAIASGATLKAITDFSPP, encoded by the coding sequence GTGCGTTACGCTGTCGCTAACAGCACCCTACGCAATCATGGCGCAATTCCAAAATATGTAGGAACAAAAGCTGCCGGGTTAATAGCTCAGGGTGACCGCCTCTATATACCAGAGTTTTGCCTTCTGGAATGCACCAATGTCCTCTGGAAACATGTCCGCTTTGATGGCTTACCCCAAGCCGATGCGGTGGAAATCATCACCGATTTGCTGAAATTGCCCTTTCAGATTGTTGCTGTCCATCCTCTATTGTCTCGTGCGCTGCAAATTGGACTAACCAATCAACTTGCGGTTTATGACTCTCTCTACATTGCTCTGGCTCTAGAACTAGATTGCCCACTGATTACAGTCGATACCCGTCAAGCCACTGCCGCAATCGCTAGCGGAGCCACCCTTAAGGCAATCACAGACTTCTCTCCCCCGTAA
- a CDS encoding AAA-like domain-containing protein, whose amino-acid sequence MRDGNGGAQPISFEVALRVADAAVFAKTSKHLKNIEVTVLRGAWMGQRYDQIAEENGYAPEYIKHDVGPKLWQSLSQSLGEKVSKTNWVAVLAQKAEQEPGVRGQGTGDSQETHPPSSVPSITELEAPIGLVPLDSVLYVERPPIESRCYEEIGRSGSLIRIKAPSQMGKTSLMVRILAHAKRAGTETNEEVQTVALSLQQADKAVFFDLDRFLRWFCAAIARKLQLSYRIEDYWSETFGSKSNCTAFFEDCILPEVNGPLVLALDQVDEVFLHPEIRR is encoded by the coding sequence ATGCGAGATGGGAACGGTGGAGCACAACCAATCTCCTTTGAGGTTGCCCTCAGGGTGGCGGACGCAGCGGTTTTTGCGAAAACCTCCAAACATTTGAAAAATATAGAGGTTACTGTCCTCCGGGGGGCATGGATGGGGCAACGGTACGACCAAATTGCGGAAGAAAACGGCTACGCCCCGGAATATATTAAGCATGATGTTGGGCCAAAGTTGTGGCAGAGCCTTTCCCAAAGCCTGGGAGAAAAGGTTAGTAAGACGAACTGGGTGGCTGTTTTAGCGCAGAAGGCGGAGCAGGAGCCAGGCGTCAGGGGACAGGGGACCGGGGACAGCCAGGAAACCCATCCCCCATCCTCCGTACCTTCAATTACAGAGCTAGAAGCCCCGATCGGCTTGGTGCCGTTGGACTCTGTACTGTATGTGGAGCGTCCTCCAATTGAATCTCGTTGCTATGAGGAAATTGGACGCTCCGGCTCGCTGATTCGCATCAAAGCCCCCAGTCAAATGGGTAAAACTTCCCTGATGGTGAGGATTCTTGCCCATGCCAAACGGGCTGGAACGGAGACAAATGAGGAGGTTCAGACGGTAGCGCTGAGTTTGCAACAGGCAGATAAGGCGGTTTTTTTCGATCTGGATCGGTTCCTGCGCTGGTTTTGTGCTGCGATCGCCCGCAAACTGCAACTCTCCTACCGAATTGAAGACTACTGGAGTGAAACCTTTGGCAGCAAAAGCAACTGCACTGCCTTCTTTGAGGATTGCATTCTACCTGAAGTCAATGGTCCATTGGTGCTGGCGCTGGATCAGGTCGATGAGGTGTTTTTGCACCCAGAAATTCGCCGATGA
- a CDS encoding AAA-like domain-containing protein — protein MLRSWYEEAAYGDSGNPLWQNLRLVIVHSTEVYIPLDINKSPFNVGLAIELHTFTPPQVHALSQRFGLSLSDSDLSALIHLVAGHPYLVQQALYHMAQQNLTLEQLIQTATTDAGIYRNHLHRHLRNLQEHPPLATAYHQVVQASAPIELEPLPAFKLHSMGLVALQGNQVVPSCELYRRYFSDHAAAL, from the coding sequence TTGTTGCGCTCCTGGTACGAGGAAGCTGCCTACGGGGACAGTGGCAATCCACTCTGGCAAAATTTACGCCTGGTCATTGTTCACTCGACTGAGGTTTACATTCCCCTGGATATCAACAAATCGCCGTTTAACGTGGGACTTGCGATCGAACTGCACACGTTTACTCCTCCCCAGGTGCATGCCTTATCTCAGCGGTTTGGCTTAAGCCTATCCGACAGTGATCTTTCTGCTTTGATACATCTGGTTGCCGGACATCCCTACCTGGTTCAGCAAGCGCTTTACCACATGGCGCAGCAAAACCTGACCCTGGAGCAACTGATTCAAACCGCTACGACAGATGCAGGCATTTACCGAAATCATTTACATCGGCATTTACGCAATCTTCAGGAGCATCCCCCCCTTGCAACCGCTTACCATCAGGTCGTTCAGGCATCTGCGCCGATAGAATTAGAACCCCTTCCAGCCTTTAAGTTGCACAGTATGGGGTTAGTGGCACTGCAAGGAAATCAAGTGGTTCCCAGTTGTGAGTTGTATCGGCGCTATTTTAGTGACCATGCAGCAGCGTTGTGA
- a CDS encoding alanine--glyoxylate aminotransferase family protein, with product MTIASSTNDSQRLQLSPLTLPTRLLLGPGPSNAHPAVLQAMNTPPVGHLDPAFLALMDEIQSLLRYVWQTENPLTIAVSGTGTAAMEATIANAVEPGDGVLIGVAGYFGNRLVDMAGRYGATVQTLYKPWGQVFSLDELRSAMVTHRPRILALVHAETSTGARQPLEGVGDLCREFDCLLLVDSVTSLGGVPLFLDKWGIDLAYSCSQKGLGCSPGASPFTMGPRALEKLQNRKTKVANWYLDMNLLGKYWGSDRVYHHTAPINLYYALREALRLLAEEGIEYSWQRHQKNAEYLWENLENLGLSLHVEREYRLPTLTTVRIPDGVDGKAIARKLLIEYNIEVGGGLGELAGKVWRIGLMGYNSRPESVDQLVEALQQVLPG from the coding sequence ATGACGATCGCCTCTTCCACCAATGACAGCCAGCGATTGCAGCTTTCACCCCTCACCCTTCCCACCCGTCTCCTATTAGGTCCAGGACCTTCCAATGCTCATCCAGCTGTGCTTCAGGCGATGAATACCCCTCCCGTGGGACACCTGGACCCAGCATTTCTGGCATTGATGGATGAAATTCAGTCGCTGCTACGGTATGTCTGGCAAACGGAAAATCCCCTCACGATTGCCGTGAGTGGCACTGGAACAGCCGCAATGGAAGCGACGATCGCCAATGCCGTGGAACCGGGGGATGGCGTTCTGATCGGTGTCGCCGGGTACTTTGGCAATCGCCTGGTGGACATGGCAGGGCGCTATGGTGCCACTGTGCAAACCCTCTATAAACCGTGGGGGCAGGTTTTTTCCCTGGATGAACTGCGGTCTGCAATGGTAACCCACCGTCCCCGGATTCTGGCGCTGGTGCATGCGGAAACTTCGACGGGTGCCCGTCAACCGCTGGAAGGTGTGGGTGATTTGTGCCGCGAATTTGATTGCTTGCTGCTGGTCGATAGTGTGACTAGTTTGGGCGGGGTGCCACTATTTCTAGACAAATGGGGCATTGACCTGGCCTATAGCTGTAGCCAGAAGGGGTTAGGCTGCTCTCCTGGTGCGTCTCCATTTACGATGGGACCCCGTGCCCTGGAGAAATTGCAGAACCGCAAAACCAAAGTTGCCAACTGGTATCTCGATATGAACCTGCTGGGTAAATATTGGGGCAGCGATCGGGTCTACCATCACACTGCTCCAATTAACCTCTACTACGCGCTGCGGGAAGCCCTCCGTCTACTTGCCGAAGAAGGCATCGAATATAGCTGGCAACGGCACCAAAAAAATGCCGAATATCTTTGGGAAAATCTGGAGAACCTCGGACTCTCACTTCATGTGGAGCGTGAGTATCGGCTTCCCACGTTGACAACTGTTCGGATTCCCGATGGGGTGGATGGCAAAGCGATCGCCCGCAAACTCCTGATTGAATACAACATCGAAGTTGGCGGTGGGCTGGGTGAACTCGCTGGCAAAGTCTGGCGGATTGGACTCATGGGTTACAATAGCCGTCCAGAAAGCGTAGATCAGCTTGTGGAAGCGTTACAGCAGGTTTTACCAGGATAG
- a CDS encoding slr1306 family protein, whose protein sequence is MAAKRQRPLLIGGITLAVGIGMLETLSHTLGEWSVYAVFLGAAGGGIWWLRQKTEPTKTALLQLPQAIDLTVVKRALTEAEKVITQLVTEVEDPQEPVCAQVKPQVSLLQSQISQVATDMNREEIRLTVIGGKGNGKTTLLQVMQSEWAVRSPKLLSFSEAASDALVTHTALSMEMLAQQQTIAADLVLFLVTGDITESEFQTVKHLAASKRILLLLNKQDQYLPEERSLLLNQLQQRTRGILAATDVVAVSAAPNPLKVRQHQSDGSCKEWLEEQKPDISALTQRLEQILQQESQQLVLNSSFNHAAALRIQARTVLNDVRRTRAMPVIEQFQWIAAGTAFVSPLPSMDLVATVAINAQMIVDLGTIYRQKFSLQQAQKSATALGSLLLKLGLVELSTRAISTLLKSNALTFVAGGCIQGISAAYLTRVVGLSLIEYFHSQDPNLTLTEASPLAIERFSQILQRVFQQNQQVSFLQALINQAFDRFSPTQPQLTAATTSVFTPPSSVLSSQTSVLSPLHTLHPTPHLPNQEIEILEQNRTDSRLPVANLDSTTLPTP, encoded by the coding sequence ATGGCTGCGAAACGACAACGTCCTCTCCTGATTGGTGGTATCACTCTGGCGGTGGGAATCGGCATGCTGGAAACCCTGAGCCATACTTTAGGAGAATGGAGCGTTTACGCCGTGTTCCTGGGGGCAGCGGGGGGGGGTATCTGGTGGCTGCGGCAAAAAACAGAGCCAACAAAAACCGCTTTGCTGCAACTGCCGCAGGCCATTGATTTGACGGTGGTTAAACGGGCGCTGACAGAAGCCGAAAAGGTCATCACCCAACTGGTGACTGAAGTGGAAGATCCCCAGGAGCCAGTCTGCGCCCAGGTAAAACCTCAGGTGTCTCTGCTTCAGTCTCAGATCTCCCAGGTGGCAACGGATATGAACCGGGAAGAAATCCGGTTGACCGTTATAGGCGGAAAGGGCAATGGCAAGACAACCCTGCTCCAGGTGATGCAATCCGAGTGGGCGGTTCGTTCACCTAAACTTCTGAGCTTTAGCGAGGCAGCTAGCGACGCGCTGGTAACCCATACTGCCTTATCAATGGAAATGCTCGCCCAGCAACAGACGATCGCAGCGGATCTGGTGTTGTTTTTAGTAACAGGAGATATTACCGAATCTGAATTTCAAACCGTCAAGCATTTGGCAGCCAGCAAACGAATTCTGTTGCTTCTAAATAAGCAGGATCAGTATCTCCCGGAAGAGCGATCGCTGCTTCTGAACCAATTGCAGCAGCGGACCCGGGGAATTTTGGCAGCAACGGATGTGGTGGCGGTTTCAGCGGCTCCTAATCCGCTCAAAGTTCGCCAACACCAGTCTGATGGTTCCTGCAAAGAATGGCTGGAGGAGCAAAAACCGGATATTTCTGCTCTCACCCAGCGGCTAGAACAGATTTTGCAGCAGGAAAGCCAACAACTGGTTCTAAACAGTTCCTTTAACCATGCGGCTGCGCTTAGAATCCAGGCTAGGACGGTTCTAAACGATGTGCGTCGAACCCGTGCCATGCCCGTGATTGAGCAGTTTCAATGGATCGCGGCTGGGACTGCATTTGTCAGTCCCCTACCTTCAATGGATCTGGTCGCCACCGTTGCCATCAATGCCCAAATGATTGTGGATTTGGGCACCATCTATCGCCAGAAATTCTCTCTTCAACAAGCGCAAAAATCCGCTACTGCCCTCGGTAGCCTGTTGCTGAAATTGGGGTTGGTGGAACTTTCCACACGGGCGATCTCCACCCTGCTCAAAAGCAACGCACTTACCTTTGTTGCCGGGGGTTGCATCCAGGGCATCAGTGCGGCTTACCTGACCCGCGTCGTTGGGTTGAGCCTGATTGAATATTTTCACAGTCAAGACCCCAACCTCACGCTCACTGAAGCCAGTCCCCTGGCGATCGAGCGCTTCAGCCAAATCCTACAGCGCGTCTTCCAGCAAAACCAACAGGTATCTTTCCTTCAAGCCCTGATAAACCAGGCATTTGACCGTTTCTCCCCCACCCAACCTCAACTGACCGCTGCAACTACTTCAGTCTTTACCCCTCCGTCTTCAGTCCTCAGTTCTCAGACCTCAGTTCTCAGTCCTCTCCACACCCTACACCCCACCCCCCACCTCCCCAATCAAGAAATCGAAATTTTAGAGCAGAATAGAACTGATAGTCGTCTTCCTGTTGCCAACCTTGACTCAACTACCCTCCCCACTCCCTGA
- a CDS encoding GTP-binding protein: MTQLPSPLPDAIGNQPLTLSGSQATQLNRARASLRQALNRYSTYFRTAKHRSPNPSAQATLRTEMGRLATTLNKLESQIVRIAVFGLVSRGKSAVLNALVGQKMLPTGPLNGVTRSPQSIFWSPLPPAPPLPIPPSSSPPLQIELIDTPGLDEIDGQTRAQMAQEVTQQADLILFVVAGDITRTEYQALCNLRQAQKPLLLVFNKIDLYPDQTRQAIFQNLQRLAAKSKGGESLQNLLSANEIVLVAADPAPLQVRVEQPDGRVTYEWESPPVQIAPLKQKILHILNHEGSTLLALNALFQARDAEATFANKILELRQPEAEALIWKYARYKAIAIALNPIAVLDLLGGTISDLAMIRALSDLYELPITRHEARKLWKSILLSSGSLMLSEWGSGILLGLGKSTAAASAGIDSSTSLSAYAGTAVFQAAIAGYGTYAIGRATQIYLEQGCSWGPQGPNVVIQDILNQLEPNTIIYRLRQELSQELGL, encoded by the coding sequence TTGACTCAACTACCCTCCCCACTCCCTGATGCGATCGGGAACCAACCGTTGACACTTTCAGGGTCACAAGCGACTCAACTGAATCGTGCCCGCGCCAGTCTGCGTCAGGCATTGAATCGCTATAGTACCTACTTTCGGACGGCAAAGCATCGATCGCCCAACCCATCCGCTCAGGCTACCCTAAGAACAGAGATGGGGCGGTTAGCCACCACCCTGAATAAACTGGAAAGCCAAATTGTCCGGATTGCCGTTTTTGGTTTGGTCAGCCGGGGTAAGTCCGCTGTTTTGAATGCTCTCGTTGGTCAGAAAATGCTGCCTACGGGTCCCTTAAACGGCGTCACCCGATCGCCCCAGTCCATTTTCTGGTCGCCCCTCCCCCCCGCTCCCCCGCTCCCCATTCCCCCATCGTCTTCCCCCCCGCTCCAAATCGAACTCATCGATACCCCTGGGTTGGATGAAATTGATGGGCAGACCCGCGCCCAAATGGCTCAGGAAGTGACCCAGCAGGCAGATTTGATTTTATTTGTCGTTGCGGGAGACATTACCCGCACTGAATATCAGGCGCTCTGCAATTTGCGGCAAGCACAAAAACCCCTGTTGTTGGTATTTAACAAGATTGATCTCTACCCTGACCAAACCCGTCAGGCTATTTTCCAAAACCTGCAACGACTCGCCGCGAAAAGCAAGGGTGGCGAGTCCCTTCAGAACCTCCTGTCCGCAAATGAAATTGTCCTGGTTGCCGCAGACCCAGCCCCGCTCCAGGTTCGGGTTGAGCAACCCGATGGACGGGTCACCTATGAATGGGAATCCCCACCCGTGCAGATTGCTCCGTTAAAGCAAAAGATTCTGCACATCCTTAACCATGAAGGCAGCACCTTGCTGGCACTCAATGCCCTGTTTCAGGCGAGAGATGCCGAAGCAACCTTCGCCAACAAAATTTTGGAACTCCGTCAACCAGAAGCAGAAGCTCTGATCTGGAAGTACGCCCGTTACAAAGCGATCGCCATTGCCCTGAACCCGATCGCCGTACTCGACCTACTCGGTGGAACGATCTCTGACCTGGCAATGATCCGGGCACTCTCAGACCTTTACGAACTTCCCATCACCCGCCACGAAGCCCGTAAACTGTGGAAATCCATTTTACTCAGTTCCGGTAGCCTGATGTTAAGCGAATGGGGCAGTGGGATTCTCCTGGGATTGGGTAAAAGCACCGCTGCTGCCAGTGCTGGAATCGACAGTTCTACCAGTCTCTCAGCCTACGCTGGAACTGCCGTTTTCCAGGCGGCGATCGCAGGCTACGGCACCTACGCGATCGGTCGCGCGACGCAGATCTACCTGGAGCAGGGCTGTAGCTGGGGACCCCAGGGACCCAATGTGGTGATTCAAGATATTCTCAACCAGCTAGAACCCAACACCATCATCTACCGATTGCGACAGGAATTAAGCCAGGAGTTGGGGCTGTAG
- a CDS encoding DUF4112 domain-containing protein, with protein MEESREMPANSQVHSKSSALQRVRLLSRVLDNAIPIPGTSYRIGLDPLLGLIPGGGDIAGAVASAYIVLESARFGLPRKTLMQMLTNLFTDAVVGVVPFLGDFFDVTWKANSRNVALLEAHLKNPRPQRAADRLFLAFLVIALLLFVAAVAAIATLVVGLIWRAIRGQ; from the coding sequence GTGGAAGAATCACGTGAAATGCCCGCTAATTCTCAAGTTCACTCTAAAAGTTCGGCGCTCCAACGGGTTCGTCTTCTGAGTCGAGTGCTGGACAATGCAATTCCCATTCCCGGAACATCCTATCGAATTGGGCTTGATCCTTTGTTGGGGCTAATTCCGGGTGGTGGAGATATTGCGGGTGCAGTGGCTTCTGCCTATATCGTGCTGGAGTCCGCTCGATTTGGGCTGCCCAGAAAAACCTTGATGCAGATGTTAACGAATTTGTTTACGGATGCGGTTGTTGGTGTTGTGCCCTTTTTAGGTGATTTTTTTGATGTCACCTGGAAGGCGAATAGCCGCAATGTCGCGTTGTTAGAAGCCCATCTTAAAAATCCCCGCCCCCAACGGGCTGCCGATCGCCTATTTCTCGCTTTCCTGGTCATTGCGCTACTGCTATTTGTGGCTGCGGTCGCTGCGATCGCCACACTCGTGGTGGGCTTGATTTGGAGAGCAATTAGGGGACAGTAA
- a CDS encoding nucleotide-binding protein, which translates to MPPSDNPLDFEKAVSTFFEQVGWQTKPAPSGTRDYNFELKQGEECVAVQLRNHKAKVHVGYLEKFLDFLEKPDGARFTKGFLISTSGFSPSVFTYMRTEEVIDVSLGTFKNNQVIWEMEEPAPIPREQVTYIGVFTCKGGVGKTTISAHLAGAFALNGYDVILIDLDRQSNLRKLLGDGVYLPGPKGSLGATITVLNHAEWQEEDYPDVKVVICDCNPEYDANPEEFIKKFNYCLIPTTLNPLGINKNADVIQRTFKAIRRTNTQAELFVLINNYHGEEDKRNEVLNNILKDDFKPLIADDPQCHYIDPEDVAIRFSKQLLYWGYHLVENSKPQLAFREIAGRSFPKADFLKLLDYLEEHTTIETAKDQD; encoded by the coding sequence ATGCCCCCTTCCGACAACCCGCTCGATTTTGAAAAAGCAGTCTCAACCTTCTTCGAGCAAGTTGGTTGGCAGACAAAACCTGCTCCTTCAGGCACCAGGGATTACAACTTTGAGTTGAAGCAAGGGGAGGAATGCGTTGCCGTCCAACTCAGAAACCATAAGGCAAAAGTGCATGTGGGCTACCTGGAAAAGTTTCTTGACTTTCTTGAAAAACCAGATGGGGCACGGTTTACCAAAGGATTTCTGATTTCAACCTCTGGCTTTAGTCCCTCTGTTTTTACCTACATGCGAACGGAGGAAGTCATCGACGTTTCCCTTGGTACCTTCAAAAACAACCAGGTTATCTGGGAAATGGAAGAACCCGCGCCGATTCCCAGGGAACAGGTTACCTATATTGGGGTATTTACCTGTAAGGGAGGAGTTGGCAAAACCACCATTAGCGCTCACCTGGCAGGGGCTTTTGCCCTGAATGGCTACGATGTGATTCTGATCGATCTCGATCGCCAGAGTAACCTGAGGAAGCTTCTGGGAGATGGCGTTTACCTGCCGGGTCCCAAAGGAAGCCTGGGAGCCACCATTACCGTACTGAACCATGCTGAGTGGCAGGAGGAAGATTACCCCGATGTCAAAGTGGTGATTTGCGACTGCAACCCCGAATATGATGCCAACCCAGAGGAGTTCATTAAGAAATTTAATTACTGCCTGATTCCGACGACATTGAATCCCCTCGGCATCAACAAGAATGCGGATGTGATTCAAAGAACCTTCAAAGCGATTCGTCGAACCAATACGCAGGCAGAATTATTTGTATTGATCAACAACTATCACGGCGAAGAAGACAAACGGAATGAGGTGTTGAATAATATCCTCAAAGACGACTTCAAACCGCTGATTGCGGATGATCCCCAGTGCCACTACATTGATCCAGAAGATGTGGCCATTCGATTCAGTAAACAACTCCTGTACTGGGGCTACCACCTGGTAGAGAACTCCAAACCCCAACTGGCATTCCGAGAGATCGCCGGACGATCGTTTCCCAAGGCGGATTTCCTGAAACTACTCGACTATCTGGAAGAACACACGACGATCGAGACCGCAAAAGACCAGGACTAA
- a CDS encoding ABC transporter substrate-binding protein, translated as MPGHRGRSLLQFVSLFLLCCFLAVSCNRSGLESSGVSSDRGRIVVGTTSTISTLDPADAYATFTGTLLYNLGDRLYTYQLGSNDLAPQLATALPQVSSNGLTYTIPLRRGVVFHDGTPFNAKAMAFSLNRFIQNGGSPSFLLSDLVDSIQPTGEYELTIKIKKPFAAFPALLAFSGTCAVSPQAYEIKEGAFKPQEFVGTGPYKLVRFGTDQIQLDAFDRYWGRKPANQGIDIQIFSSAANLYNTFRAGVVDLAYKGLATEQVTSLQQEQNRAGWQIISKSGSGIDVVTLNVKSPPLDKLEVRQAIAAILDRPLINDRVYQGQVEPLYSLIPRNLDVQQPVFQQQYGDSNAAKAASLLTKAGYSESNPLRIEFWYRSNVINDQLAAVTLKAIARKKLNGLMQVDLKSVESSTAYKYLDQGTYPMFLLDWTPDFFDPDNYIEPFMRCSKGSPKTGCEEGSSQAWGSFYYSDRANQLIDQSRQEQNPASRKKLFLELQQILAQDVPYIPLWQGKDYLFAQKELQGASLEVTQKVPFWTLQKRG; from the coding sequence ATGCCTGGTCATCGTGGACGATCGCTGCTCCAATTTGTTTCCCTGTTTCTGCTGTGTTGTTTTCTGGCAGTCAGTTGCAACCGCTCCGGTTTGGAATCGAGTGGAGTGTCGAGCGATCGGGGTCGGATTGTTGTGGGGACAACTTCCACCATCAGCACCCTTGATCCGGCGGATGCCTACGCAACATTTACAGGCACATTGCTGTATAACCTGGGCGATCGGCTCTATACCTATCAATTAGGTAGCAATGATTTAGCGCCCCAATTGGCAACTGCCCTGCCGCAGGTAAGTTCCAATGGCTTGACCTACACCATTCCCTTGCGGCGGGGTGTGGTATTTCACGATGGCACCCCCTTTAATGCCAAGGCAATGGCGTTTTCGCTCAATCGCTTCATTCAAAATGGCGGTTCTCCCTCGTTTCTACTGTCTGACTTGGTGGATTCAATCCAGCCAACGGGTGAGTATGAATTGACGATCAAAATTAAAAAACCATTTGCTGCCTTTCCGGCGCTGTTAGCGTTTTCGGGAACCTGTGCTGTTTCGCCCCAAGCCTATGAAATTAAGGAAGGCGCGTTTAAACCCCAGGAATTTGTCGGTACCGGCCCCTACAAACTGGTCAGATTTGGGACGGATCAGATTCAGTTAGACGCGTTTGACCGATATTGGGGCAGAAAGCCTGCCAATCAGGGCATTGATATTCAAATCTTTTCCAGTGCCGCAAATTTGTACAACACATTTCGAGCCGGAGTTGTCGATCTTGCCTATAAGGGGTTGGCAACGGAACAGGTGACGAGCCTCCAGCAGGAACAAAATCGGGCGGGCTGGCAGATTATCAGCAAATCGGGGAGCGGGATTGATGTCGTGACGCTAAATGTGAAGTCTCCACCGCTAGATAAGTTGGAAGTGCGGCAGGCGATCGCAGCCATTCTAGATCGTCCCCTGATCAACGATCGGGTTTACCAGGGACAGGTAGAGCCACTCTATAGCCTGATTCCAAGGAATCTGGATGTCCAGCAACCTGTCTTTCAACAACAGTACGGAGATAGTAATGCAGCGAAGGCGGCGAGTTTGCTGACCAAAGCCGGATATTCCGAGTCGAATCCGCTCAGAATTGAGTTCTGGTATCGCTCAAATGTGATTAATGATCAGTTGGCAGCCGTCACACTCAAGGCGATCGCCCGCAAAAAACTGAACGGACTGATGCAAGTTGACCTGAAAAGCGTGGAGTCCTCGACCGCTTACAAGTATCTTGATCAGGGTACTTATCCGATGTTTCTGCTCGATTGGACACCCGATTTCTTTGACCCCGACAACTATATTGAACCGTTTATGCGATGCAGTAAGGGTTCCCCTAAAACAGGCTGTGAAGAGGGTTCTAGTCAGGCTTGGGGGTCGTTTTACTACAGCGATCGGGCCAATCAACTGATTGACCAGAGCCGTCAAGAACAAAACCCCGCCAGTCGCAAGAAGTTGTTTCTGGAACTGCAACAAATCCTGGCTCAGGATGTTCCTTACATTCCCCTGTGGCAGGGAAAGGATTATTTGTTTGCCCAGAAGGAGTTGCAGGGTGCCAGTTTGGAGGTGACGCAAAAAGTTCCATTCTGGACACTGCAAAAACGGGGATAG